A genomic segment from Pistricoccus aurantiacus encodes:
- a CDS encoding YciI family protein codes for MVRFGEDLTARGKLLASRSLRPDKYGVRIHQRGTRLTLLDGPFPESKEMVGGFFLIDCADREEAIAIAGQFLAARFATVEVRECAPCYVG; via the coding sequence ATGGTCCGCTTTGGCGAAGACCTCACCGCCCGCGGGAAGCTGCTGGCCAGCCGCTCGCTGCGCCCGGACAAGTATGGCGTTCGGATTCACCAGCGCGGCACCAGGTTAACGCTATTGGATGGTCCCTTCCCCGAGTCCAAGGAGATGGTCGGCGGCTTCTTCCTGATCGACTGCGCCGATCGAGAGGAGGCCATTGCGATCGCCGGGCAGTTTCTGGCCGCGCGTTTCGCCACCGTCGAGGTGCGTGAATGCGCGCCCTGCTATGTCGGTTGA
- a CDS encoding FAD-dependent monooxygenase, producing MGLAVALFLDSHGVGVRLVDKSDHPSTTSWTQFFNPRSLELLEASGVTANILKESHS from the coding sequence GTGGGCCTGGCGGTGGCGCTGTTTCTCGACAGCCACGGCGTTGGCGTCCGTCTGGTCGACAAGAGTGATCATCCGAGTACCACCTCGTGGACGCAGTTCTTCAATCCCCGGTCCTTGGAGCTGCTCGAAGCGAGCGGCGTCACTGCCAATATCCTGAAAGAATCGCACTCCTAG
- a CDS encoding YciI family protein has product MIIIKATQDSEAGVIPGEDLLARMADYHEALAKAGVLLDGSGLLPSSTGWRVRYDGDKRTVIDGPFTETKELIAGYTLIQVRNREEAAEWVRRFPNPAIDGGEAEIEVRRLFELEDTRDSRAVDRLKALGIGGEPSA; this is encoded by the coding sequence ATGATCATCATCAAGGCAACCCAGGATTCCGAGGCCGGCGTGATACCCGGCGAGGACTTGCTTGCCCGCATGGCGGACTATCACGAGGCGCTGGCCAAGGCCGGCGTATTGCTGGATGGATCGGGTCTGTTGCCCAGCTCGACCGGTTGGCGGGTACGTTATGACGGCGACAAGCGCACGGTGATCGATGGTCCGTTCACCGAAACCAAGGAGCTGATCGCCGGCTATACCCTTATTCAAGTCAGAAACCGCGAAGAGGCGGCAGAATGGGTGCGGCGGTTTCCTAATCCAGCAATTGATGGTGGCGAGGCGGAAATCGAGGTGCGCCGCCTGTTCGAGTTGGAAGATACCAGAGACTCACGGGCCGTCGATCGCTTGAAAGCCTTAGGTATAGGTGGCGAACCATCGGCCTGA